Part of the Thunnus albacares chromosome 11, fThuAlb1.1, whole genome shotgun sequence genome, TTAGGCTTGTGTGAATAAACTTTTGTCGTTTTGAAAGCGAACAATGCTTCATTTATCACCGTTTGATTTCAAAATCAGATGAAACTATGAGTGCTTTTCCCTGACAGGACGTGGAGGTCACTGCTGAATATGCAGGAATTAGTGGGGCCTGCTATGCCCAGAAAATCCTCTATTTTTGATGGCTTCGCCCTCCTATGGGGCATGCTCTTTGGAATATTCCTTGCAAGTACACCAGTGATGGCTTGTCCTGCAAGCTGTCACTGTATAGAAAAGAGTGGCATGACCGTGGTCCAGTGTATGTCTCGCAACTTGGAGAAGATCCCATCTGATCTTCCAAGAGATACTGTCGTCCTTCTTTTGGCATCCAACCACATCACCCACATCCCCAACCACGCCTTCAAAGAACTGAACTACCTTCAGGAGTTGGACCTGTCAAACAATGACATTGACACTGTAGACGTTGGAGCATTTCAAGGTGTTTCTGACAGCCTCCTTGTTCTGGATCTATCAAACAATCATATCCAAAGTGTCCCCAAAGAGGCATTTGCCCGTCTTCGAGCGAAAATCAGCCTCTCAAACAACCCATGGCACTGTGAGTGTACACTGCAGGAGGTCCTGAGGGAGCTGCGGTTGGACCCCGAGACGGTGAACGAGGTGATCTGCCACACAGCGGTGCAAGAGGAATATGCAGGCAAACCGGTAATCCAGGTGCTGGACTCAGGAATCAACTTCTGCAACTTTCACCACAAGACCACTGATGTAGCCATGTTCGTCACCATGTTTGGATGGTTCACCATGGTGATTGCATACGTCATCTACTATGTGAGACACAATCAGGAGGATGCCAGGAGGCACCTGGAGTACCTCAAGTCGCTGCCCAGCAGCTCTCAGATCAGCAAGGACTTTGACACCATCAGCACTGTTCTCTAGCAGTCCACTCTGTGGCTCAGGAGTtgcggtatgtgtgtgtgtgtgtcacaaagTATGTGAGTAAATGTGTGGTTTAacatagggctgcaactaatgtcAGTTATTGTCTCAAGTAATTGAATAGtctttggtctttaaaatgtcagaacatgGTTAAAAATGTTGACCACCGAAAGCCCAAggtgcaacctaaaatgtcttgttttgtcctgaccaaaagtccacaatccaaagatattcagtttacaaaaccagaaagaaaccagaaaatattcacattaaagaagctggaaccagatcattttttctaaaaaagcgaataaaaacaattcatcgattatcaaaaaagtagatgattaattttctgtcaaacgactaatggattaatcaactaatagtTGCAGTTTTACTtgtataaaatatacaaaatgaCTTAAAAGCTGTTCCAACACAAAATCACCACTGTTTCATCACATTATTTGAGGTCTTTCAGTGACTAAAGTGGatcattttgttgcttttgtttacaACCCTGGCCACATTAATGTTATCTTTAGTTTAACtccaaacatttattttggttttattaaaTTTGAGTAAATCTAGTGCTACAACTGCACAGGGCAACAGTGATAGCACAAAATAAGCAACATATTACTTTCTATGAGATGATCCATACTGGAGAGATAAATGTTCTCTCTCTGGTGTTGATCCACAGTGTGATTGAATTTGGACTGAGATGAATGAGGACGACGACTATGTCTCACAGTTGCTctgtattgattgatttatgttCTTTGTGTCATACAGCCAAGGTGAAGGCTATTTTACAGGACTTCAGCTAATgtatgaaaaaggaaaaggtaTTAATATTCAATTGCATAAGACATGCGTAACAACCCTGCCTCCAATTAACTTCACTTATGAAACCACTAACCCAGGAAATTCACTCCTCAGTTTTAAATATGCGACCCAGGAAAGGGTTTGATACCTGCACAAACTGCAGTGTGCTTGGTGTGGGAAAACATAATGTCAAAActaaactgttatttcttcacattttgttgATAGTTTTAGTTgatttgtgaatgttttaaactaaaattacatatagcacctttaaacaAGGAAAAATTGACATACACATCCAATATAGACCAACATGTCAGCATGCCATGCTTTCATCACCATGGTCATGTAAGGAAAGAATGTTAATGTGTCCACTTTTGATGGTATTACCATTTAGCATAGCATTCAAGGCTTTTGGTGAACTGTCTTTTGCACGGGGTGACAGAGTGAGATCCACTAACTGTAATATTTCCAGTGTGTATGTGATCACATTGGGATAAAAAGATGAACAGGACAAAGTAAACAAGTAATCACCCCATAAATTTGTTATGGTTAACTTAGCCTATTTACACAACAGCAGACATGCAGCAAAATAATCATTCTATTTActatatatagtttttattttatggccACCTGATGATTGTAAGTCCAATGTTCTGGCCTTTTAGCGCAGTTTTGCTCCCAACCATTTCCTGCACAAACATCTGGATCTTTAGCTTTCTATATGTTCGGTACTGACAATGGCTGCTTGTTGCTGtgttaaaaccaaaacaagctTCGAAGAGAGTTAATTCTCTCTGGGTTCGTCACTATGAGTGACCCTCCGGCACCAGCAGCAGTCTGCTGTGAATTGTGACAATGGTTTGAGAAATACATGCCACtatgttatttattataaacaaaaaaaaatgcaccacCATCTGTGGTGCACCacaattttgtatttatgtattatcCAGTACCTCATAGATCAGAATATGTTCTTAAGTTCTCAGTAAGTTGAAGgaaaattccagtttatttgaatattgcttatttgaatttgaaaaagaaaaagacatatCGCACAAAACAACGATCATCAGGGCAGGTTGCAGAGACTCCTACGTCTTTCCAAATAAACAGAATTTTTAGATGAACCACTTCAAAAGCTTGTTTCTGAGTCTGAACCAGCATTTcccatacattcatttatttgaatgaaaaatctAATTCTGTGGGAAAAACTGTCTGAATGTAAGTAAAGACAGAAACTAGCCATCTGTAGCAgccattatggctaactgcatagggAACTACATCTGGGACAACTTGCCAGCTAACCAAACCACCCACTTTGAATTGccaactgtatttatttgagtacacagagaggagataaatcaactgaaaaaaaagaagaacggAGGCAGAACCGTCAGGAAAGTCTACGTACAGTTATGTCACTGCAGAGAAACTGCTGGTGTTCCTGCCGTCACTGCTCTCCTGATGAGGGAAGAGGAAAACCTTTGCTGTAGAGTGGGACCTGTTGCTGTCAGACTTGTAAAATCTACAATGGTCCATGGATGAGAGTAGGCTAATCACAGCTGTGTAACTACTACAAATGGATTTACAGCGTTTATcagcattgtcatcctggagaCTGTTTCAGTTCCACAAaatcaactggaaaaaaaagagtgaggcTTGCTGTACCAAATGTTCAGCTCCACATGGTAAGAAAAATGTGGTTACAACACATAACATACTCTTTGAGGAATTACAATAAGTCTGTATCGTCCAGCAGTAGTCCATTAAAACTGCACAGTGTGTACCATGTCATTTTATCCTTGCAACTTGGAAACTTGCAGGCatgaaccattttatttatctactAAGTTAATACTTCTCTACCAGTAATTGATGCTGAGGTATGCACAGCCTGAGACATAAACAAACTGACGTGCAAGTTGTCCCGGATGTAGTTCtctatgcagttagccataatggcTGCTACAGGAGGCTGGTTTCTGTGCTTATTTTTGCTCAGactcagaaacaaacttttgaagtaTTTCATATAAAAACCATGTTTATTTGGAAATATATAGGAGTCTCAGCCGCTTGCCCTGATGatccttgttttgtgcaataaatgtctttttgtgaatctctggagctggagagagaaaaattaGCATGAcacatagagccacaatggtcacatttatgggaaatacatcaggttgaaataaaccgtaattttcctttaagctaaatgctttATTTCATCTTGGGTGAGTCAGCTACAACATAGGTAAAAAATGTAGAACTCTAGCATAAAAAGTGCTGATTAATGCAACTTTAAATGCTAATAATTTTCTGAGTATGCGACTTCTAGCATCCAAAtttatgtatgaatgtatttatgttgAATGTTAGCATTCAAAAATGTCAGCATCACATAATTTCTGCTATTTGTgaacaacaaaagcaaatagCTGAATCAACATGCCGTAGCCATTACTACCATTGATTTGATTGTAGCATTACAATGTTTGTTTGGACACAAACTCAACATACTTTTTTTATGGCTTAAGGATTAATTTGCTGGTCAGGAGTTGATTGTGTCCAAGTGCCTACTCTCTGGGACTTCTGCACCATAGCACTGTGCACTACATTGGAGAACTAAGTGTCGAGTCCTCTCCCTGTCCACTCTCGCCATTACAGAACTCGGAGTCAGCTCCAACTTATGCCTAACCAGTTTGCAGTTCAAGGCGCACCATGTGGGGCCGGGAACCTGAGTCATTAAggtgttaaaggtgcagtgtgtagaatttagtggcatcacGCGGAacaattgttgtgttttcgttaccttagaatgagcccctTATACCTacacagggagcgggtcctcttccatggagcccgccatgttgtttctacagtagcccagaatgtATAAACCAGATACCTCCAAagcctacacactgcacctttaaagccCAATTCCTCAGATGGGTGGATTTTTCCATATGGGACAAGAACGAGTGCCAGAAGACAATGACAGAAAAGTGTATGAAAGTTAATGTTACATGCTTTCTgtgattgacaacttactgtaCCTGTCCTCCTGTGGTGATTCCCACTCATCTAGCAGTTCAAGcaggttaaaacaaacacaaatcattATTTCAAACTAATACTTGACCTACTGTAGGTAAAGACTTGTTTTTAATCGCATACTGTATTTACATCTATTTTATACAACAATAGGTTTCTTTGTTACAGAAGTGTCAACCTGTCTGTGCAGTTTTGACTTGTCATATAACAATGTTTGCCAATGTGTACACAACTTTTACAATCTGAAGGAATGAACATGCCATCTGTGAAGTTATTTTGTAGAATATGTCTTTAGCTAAAACCATGTCACAGTGTTTAGATGTCTTTAAGAACTTGTAGTTGGTCAATGTGTAAAGAATAATTGATCTGTgagctgtgtgtttctgtgatagAAATGAAAGGGCTCCAATAATTTTGTTTGTGATAATCGTATAGATTTTCTATCTGTTTTAGTAATTactgtgtgtgatttgttttCTGGATTTCAATGGACACCTTACcagcatttgaaaataaaatttcttTTGCAAGACAGTTCaatctcacatttttttttttttttaattttgactccacatataatacattttgaaattgttttCCCCTTTTATCATCACAACAGCGGGACCTCTTTCTTTAAGATTGTTCCTGGCCTCGCCTTCTCGGTTAATTAGGTTACACTCAATGGGCCCAACAAACAATTTAGCTgcagaaaaaaggagaagacCAATGACATTTTTTGAAAGCAGCTATATTTTCACTCCCCATTGATGTAAAATGTCACTGACAGAACTATTCCTATCTGGACAAAGGAAGACAtacatgaaacacaaaaacaaagaatttcGTTTGTTATGATGTCTTATCAGCAGTCAAAAGATTCTGGCTCATTTCTTTGTTGTGAGGAGTATTCATGATGGAACAGAGTTTGCTGGCATTGCCACGATaaataatagatttttaatCTTCCGAGCTATTGCATGTCACAGTGCAGGTGTCCAGAGAGGCTTGTTCTCTCATGAGTAAAGCAAGCTTTTGACTTATCTAACCAGtgatttgaagacattttttgtgaataaaataatataggcctaataataataatttctattTATATAACACTTCTCTTAACAATCtgctttacaaaaagaaaataaaagcagaaaaggcagataaaaagaaagtagACACAATACAATGAATaggatcaaataaataaaagcatatatcaaacatttccaaaagctCTTACAAAGAAAAACGTTTTAAGAAGGGATTTAAAAGAAGTGTGTCTGAGTTCAGTAGGCAGAGAGTTCTATAGTGTGGGATCTCTAACAACAGAAGCCTGATCACCCTTACTCACCAACCGTGACCTGGGAGTAACCGGCAGGGCTCCATCCGTGGATCTTAATGGCTGAGAGGACATATAGCAGGTCAATAAGTCAGAGAGTATGCAGGTGCACGGCTGTTTAAGGCCTTAAAAGTGAGCAAGAGAAAAGAGAGCTCATTACCAAGATAAACTTAATGAGTCAAAAGACTCATTACCAAGATAAACTTGCTTCTGCATCAGTTTTAAAGGTCACTGTCACTTAAGCTCTTTGAcatactgaatcagtgtttcctaaaCCTTAAGCACCTTTATTGttgtgactgtttttttctgcattgtGATAGCACCTTCCTCATCAACCATTCAGAGTTTCTGCTAATAATTCTGAGATGCATTAAGCTTACTACAACAGGGGTGTGAGTACTCTGTCTAGACCTGAGAGAGCCAAGCAGTGACTCAACAAAAGTGACAAACCAATTTTGTCTTCCACTGATGTTATCTGCAGAGCTGTACTTAGTCAAGcatcttaatttattttaatgaaaaagtacAGATGCAGAGACAAACATTCAAACTGAAAGTGTGACCATCCAGACCAGAATATTAATACTGGGCATTGCTGCAAACCACGGATTATGTCCAGTgccaaagttttaaaaatttCACTCAATAATATTTGTGCAGTCAGTTAATGTTGGGGAAAGATTGTCATGGTCATGGCAACTGAATTATGGTTCAGGcatgtttaaagatcccctccagacgtGTTATAGGACTTCTAAAAATACTATGCCTTGAATAATAATTAGTgtttgatatggtttttccacatcTGTTCCTTTTCCCTCATTGACAAATCCAGTACCtatgaatatatacatacacaagatgtctcctacgtCACTGTCcagaagtccattctcagtgtatgtacACTGGTGGCTCAGAGTTTccatactggaccaggattggctccaaaccaGTTGTCGTGTCACAAATCAGAGCCAGTAACCTACAGCAGAGAATAGGAACAGGCTTCTAACTCCACGCTCtcaaatttttttcattttcaaacttgttttCAGCCCCAACCGATGTTGCCTATGTGACATCACTTGACGGGAGACAAACTCTAATCTCCTGTATCCTCATGTCCTCAATCTTCTCACTGATTATTTCCTAGGCATCATTATCTGTTTTTGTCGAAGCACTGTTGCTGCCATCGAGTGTACAATCGTTTGTTATCTTCTGGTGATTAACATGTAGAACGACACACTCAGCTGGAATGTGACCCGCTTGTTTGGCTTTCTGTGGTTGTTCATCCTCTCTGTTTGCCCTTTGCACCATCTGCTCATTGAAAtatcattaatattttaattaaagaacCTGACTCCTCTTTTAAGGAAGACAAGAGAAAGCAGATGTCATTCCTTCTCGTTTGGAACGGTTGAGTTTGCTGCCAAGACATCCACCACCTTTTCTTGACCCAGCACAGCGTAAGCCTTCAAAGTTACTCATGGAGCTAAATTTACATTATGCACTCCATTCTCTGGTCTTAATTGATTTATTCTGTGTCTCCTTTATACCTAACAAATCAAAGGTTG contains:
- the lrrc3 gene encoding leucine-rich repeat-containing protein 3; this translates as MQELVGPAMPRKSSIFDGFALLWGMLFGIFLASTPVMACPASCHCIEKSGMTVVQCMSRNLEKIPSDLPRDTVVLLLASNHITHIPNHAFKELNYLQELDLSNNDIDTVDVGAFQGVSDSLLVLDLSNNHIQSVPKEAFARLRAKISLSNNPWHCECTLQEVLRELRLDPETVNEVICHTAVQEEYAGKPVIQVLDSGINFCNFHHKTTDVAMFVTMFGWFTMVIAYVIYYVRHNQEDARRHLEYLKSLPSSSQISKDFDTISTVL